Below is a genomic region from Bacteroidales bacterium.
AGATGCTCTCGGCAGAAGTTGGCAGTTAGGAACCATTCAAGTAGATTATAATTTGCCGGATCGTTTTGAATTAGAATATACCGGAAGTGACGACAAAAAACACAGACCGGTAATGATTCACAGAGCCCCGTTCGGTTCAATGGAAAGATTTGTAGCCGTGTTAATTGAACATACCGCCGGTAAATTTCCGCTTTGGTTAACATCGGAACAAGCAGTTATTTTACCTATAAGCGAACGTTTTAATGATTATGCAAAAGATGTAATGAATCAATTAAAATTAACAGATGTTCGTGTAACCGTTGACAATCGAAATGAAAAAATAGGTAAAAAGATAAGAGACAATGAGATGAAGCGAATTCCTTATATGTTAATTGTCGGTGAAAAAGAAGTTGAAAATAACTTGCTTTCGGTAAGAAAACAAGGCGAAGGCGATATAGGAACAATGACAATTGAAGAATTCTCAAATTTTATTAATGATAGAGTTGCGAAAGAACTAAAATAAATTATATCTTTGCAAATTGAATTTTTTAACTAACTAATAAATAGGAGGAATAAACAATCAAAAAAAGGAAACCTTATAACAAAAGAAAAGAGAACTTAAAGTATAAGTTTAATACAGGTAAATATATCAGAGCCAAAACAGTAAGATTGGTAGGTGATAATGTAGAAACCGGAATTTTTTCTTTGGATGAAGCATTGAAACTGGCGGAAGAACAAGACTTAACACTTGTTGAAATTTCACCTAATGCAAATCCGCCTGTTTGTAAAGTAATTGATTTTCAGAAGTTTATTTTTGAACAAAAAAAGAAACAGAAAGAACTGAAATCAAAACAACAGAAAGTTGTTATAAAAGAAATACGTTTCGGACCGAACATAGATGACCATGATTTTAATTTTAAATTAGACCATGCAAAAAAGTTTTTGGAAGCCGGAGCAAAAGTTAAAATTTTTGTATTTTTCAGAGGCAGAACAATTGTTTATAAAGACCAAGGAAAAATTAAATTATTAGAATTTGCACAAGCACTTGAAGAATACGGTAAAGTTGAATCAATGCCGAAATTGGAAGGGAAGAAAATGACAATGTTTATTACACCGAATAAAAAATAACACAAAATATTATAAATTTTTATTATTAATTTTAAAAGGAGAAAGTTATGCCTAAAATGAAAACCAAAGGCGGAGCGAAGAAAAGGTTCAAATTAACAGGAACCGGAAAAATTAAACGAAAACATGCTTATAAAAGTCATATTTTGACTAAAAAATCCAAAAAAAGAAAAAGAAATTTGGGTTACACAGCAATCGTTCACAAAGCTGACGACAGAAACGTAAGACAACTTCTGGCAATGAAGTAAGCAAAATTCGGTTTAAAAACCCGGTTCGGAATGTTAATAAAAAGAATCTTTAACAAGATCGCATCCGCCAAAAACAAACAAGTATTAACCTGAATAAAGGCTTTAAGAGTTAAAAAAACCGCCGATATTCAAAAAAAATTAAAAAGTATGCCGCGTTCAACAAACAAAGTTGCATCAAGAGCAAAAAGAAAAAAAATTCTTAAACAAACAAAAGGTTACTTCGGAAGAAGAAAAAATGTTTGGACAGTTGCTAAAAATGCACATGAAAAAGGTTTGCAATATGCTTACCGAGACAGAAAAACTAAAAAAAGAAATTTCAGAGCACTTTGGATTCAAAGAATTAATGCAGGTGTAAGACAATATGATATGTCTTATTCCGAATTTATGGGAAAAATTCATAAAAAAGGAATTGAACTTAACAGAAAAGTTCTTGCAGACCTTGCAATGAACCATCCCGAAGCTTTTAAAGTAATTGTTGATTCAGTTAAATAAATGAAATTTCAGAATGATACTAAGCCCGATTATTTCGGGCTTTTTTTATAAAAAAATCATAAAAATGAAAATAGCAATAATCGGTTACGGGAAAATGGGTAAAGAAATTGAAAAAATTGCCGAAGAAAGAGGACATGAAGTAATATTTAAATTTGATGTAAACAGCAATAACTTTACAATTGAAAATTTGAAGAAAACTGATGTTGCGATAGAATTCACGCAACCAAGTTCTGCATACAAAAACTATTTAAAATGTTTTAAAGCAAATATTCCGGTAGTTTCCGGAACAACCGGTTGGCTTGATAAATTGCCTGAAATAAAGTTGCAATGTGAACAAAATAAACAAACTTTTTTCTATGCTTCAAATTTCAGTATAGGCGTTAATCTGTTCTTTAAATTAAACAAACAACTTGCAGAATTAATGAATAACTCGGAAGGATATAATGTTAATATTTCCGAAACACATCACACCGAAAAAAAAGATGCTCCCAGCGGAACAGCAATTACAATTGCCGAAGATTTAATCACAAATTATGACAAAAAAGAAACTTGGGTAAAAGAAAATGCCGTTAATAATACGGAACTTGTAATTCGTTCGTACAGAGAGGGAAAAGTACCCGGGCTGCATACCGTAAAATACGAATCCGACGTTGATTATATTGAAATTACACACAGTGCAAAAAGCAGAAAAGGATTTGCTCTCGGAGCAGTTTTCGCAGCTGAGTTTACACAAAACAATAAAGGATTTTTAACAATGGCTGATTTATTAGATTTTTAGACTAAAAATTTGTTAATTTGAAAGTTGAAAATGGCATTATGAATAAATTATTATCAGAAAATATAAACAAAATTATTGAATATTGCGAAAAGTATAAGGTGGAAGAATTGTATGCAATAGGTTCAGTTACAACTGAATATTTTACTGATGAAAGTGATGTTGATTTGTTAATTAAATTCAGTAATATTACGATTGAAGAATATACGGATAATTATTTCATTTTACATAAACTTTTTGAAAAGACTTTTAACCGAAAAATTGATTTAATAACATACAAATCATTGAGTAATCCATATTTTATTAAATCAATAAATGAAAATAAGCAACTTCTTTATGCAGTATAAAATTAAAAAACATTTATATGATATTTTGATTTCTGCAAATTCAATTTTTGAATATTTAGGAAATAAGAGAGATTTTATACATTATGAAAAAAATAAGTTGCTTCGCAGAGCTGTTGAAAGAGAATTTGAGATTATAGGAGAGGCAACAAGCAGAATACTTAAAATAGATAAAAACTTCCCGATTAATAATGCAGAAAGAATTATTAGTTTAAGAAACTATGTGATACATGGTTATGATAAAGTTGATAATGTAATTATTGGGGGAATAATATCAAGAGATTTACCGAAGTTGAGAAAAGAAGTTAATATTTTATTAAATAAATATAAATAACAGAATGAGAACATTATTAAAAAACAAGTATTTCAAGTTTGTCTTTTGGACAATAGTTTTTTTACTGTTTGTACTTTGGATAGGAAGTTGGTGGCTTTTATTAGGAGTTCCCGTAATATTTGATTATTACATTTCTAAAAAAGTTAATTGGACTTTTTGGAAAAAAAGAGACCTGAAAGAAAAAAGTAAACTAATAGAATGGGTTGATGCCCTGGTGTTTGCCGTAATTGCCGCAACAATTATCAGAATGTTTTTTATTGAAGCATATATGATTCCTACATCTTCGCTTGAGAAATCATTATTGGTCGGTGATTATTTATTTGTAAGTAAAGTAAGCTACGGACCTAGAATGCCGAATACACCGCTTGCAATACCTTTTACACATACATTTCAAGGAAAAGAATTTGAGCCTTATCTTGATTGGATAAAATCACCCTATAAACGATTAGCAGGTTTTGGTGAAGTTAAACGAAACGACATTGTTGTTTTTAATTTTCCGGTAGGAGATACGGTTGCTCTTGAACGGTCAGCCGAAAGTTATTACAAAATTGTTCGGGAAGAAGCTCTAATGCTAAAATATACAGATGAAAGAACAGGAATTGTAACTAAAGATGACAGTATATATTTGAACCAAGCAAGAAAAAGAGTAAAATCAAATTATACAATTGTTGACCGCCCTGTTGATAAAAAAGATAATTATGTAAAACGTTGCGTTGCAATTGCCGGAGATATTCTTGAAATAAAGGAAGGCGAAGTTTATATTAACGGAGAAAAAGGTACAGAATTTAAACACACACAATATAACTATCATATAGAAACTAAGCCGGGTAAATCGCTGAATAAGAAGACATTATCTGATATGGGTATAAGTGCCGAAGACTATGCTACATCAGGAAGAATTACAAGTTACGAAAGACTTCCCGGTTATGTTTTGCCTTTAACGAAAGGTTATGTTAAAAAGATATCAAAGTTCAGAAGTGTTGAAAAGGTTGTAATTATTTTAGATGAACCCGGAGAAATTGATCTCGGCATTTTTCCGCATGACGAAAGGTATAAATGGAATAAAGATTACTTCGGGCCTCTATATATTCCTGAAAAAGGAAAAACCATAAAAATTGATACAAGCAATATTTCAATGTATAAAAGAATAATTGATGTTTATGAAAATAATGATTTTAAAATTGAAAACGGTAAAATTTTCATAAATAAAAAAGAAGCAACAGAATATACTTTTAAAATGAACTATTATTTTATGATGGGAGATAACAGAGGAAACTCTGCCGATTCAAGATTCTGGGGTTTTGTTCCCGAAGACCATGTTGTAGGAAAACCTGTATTTGTTTGGTTATCACTTGATAAAGACAGGTCATTATTTAACGGTAAAATTCGCTGGAACAGATTATTGAAAATCGTAGATGAGGATTTATAAAAAGATTAAGAAAAGAAATATTAAACCGCTGAAATTAACAGCGGTTTTTTAATTTTGTATTATGAAGAAACCTTTAAAGAAAATCATATTTTTCTCTTTGTCGGCAATAACATTAGTTTTTATTATTAAACTTTTTGTATTTGATTTTTATACGGTTGCGAATATGTCTATGTATAAAACAATAAAAAAAGGAGATAAAATAATAGTAAATAAATTTTCAAAATTGAATGAAGGTAATATTATTGCTTTTGAAGATGATAAAACAGGAGATATAAAGGTAAGTAGGTTGGTTGCAAAAAACGGCAGTTTCGTTAAAATTATCGAGCAAGATTTATTTGTAAATAAAAAATTTATTGATTTTGAAGAAGTTGCATATTCATATTGCTTAAGGTATATTTCAAACGATGAAGAGGATTCTTTAAGAAATATTTATTTGCTTAAAAAGATAAATAATTCAGGCTTTTTTCAAGTTGAACTTACTGATAACGAGTTCAATAAAATATTAAAAGATACTTTGTCAAACTTAAAAGAAAAGTTGGTTGCTGTTAAAAAATGCAAATACAATATATTTTCCGAGCCCGATGATTTTCTTGAAATAACGGTTAAAAAGGATTCCGTTTTTTTACTGAATGATAACAGAAGTGATTTATTTGATTCTCGAATGCTCGGTCTTATTCCGAAAAATAAAATTATCGGAAAAGTTATTTATGTTTATTGAAATTTTTGTCTTTATTGTTTCTGAAATGTAATCTTAGTCGTAACGGTTTCATCTCTTCCTTGAGCATCTTTAACAAGTTCGGTAACAACAATAGTCATTTCTGTTTCGGTTAAATTAAAGATATTGATTTTTTCTTTTTGATTAACATTTTCCGGTATTAAATAAATTATTCTTTTTTTACTGTCATATTCCCAATATCCTTTTTGAATTTCAGGCGTAAAACCGACCCTTGCAAAAGTTCTGTCGGCATTATATGTTAATAACACTTGTTTTTTCATTGCTTCGATGTTCTGCTCAGTTATCTTTTTTTCTTCCGGAGTCATTGTTCTGCTGTCTTCATAATCAATCATTCTCCAAGAACCTACAATTATTTTTTCATCGTCTTTTAAGTCTGAATTAACAAAAACAGGTGTTGTATTGTTATTTTGTATTAAGTTATTATTGTTTTGAGAAATATTATCAGATTTATTTGTTTCGGAATCGAATACCGTAAGATAAATTAAAATTGCAGCCAGTATAGAAATTATTGCATATAAATGTGTTTTTTTTATGTTAAAATCATTTCCTTCAGTTTGTCCTTTGTTTACTTGTTTTTTTGGCTTAATAATCCTTCCTTCCGATAATTCTTCAATAATTTCGAGTAAAATCTCAAAGGCTTCATCAAAACCGTCGCCGTGTGCATCAACCCATTCAAGAGAATGAAGAATGTATTGCATTCCTAAGTTGTCATCAATATCCCCGACTTTAAAAGGAATAATATTGCAATTATTATTAACTGCAATCTTTAATTGATTAATAACTTCAGTTGATTGCTGTGAACTTTTTGATAAAATAAAAATAAAAATACTGCTGTTCTCAATAAGCCCGGAAGTGTTTCCGGCTGCTTTATCTCTTGAAGAAACATAACACGGTATTCCTGACGATTCTAATTTAGAAACTAATTTTTTTGAAATGCTTTTATCATTTTTAGCATGACTTATAAAAATATTCTTCATTATAATTCATTTTATATAGAAAACGCATGTAATTTACTCAAATTGTCTTTGTTTAAATTACATGCGTAAAACTATTATGTTAAAAATTCTTATTTTGTTTTAATAAAAGAGGTTGTTATTAAAAACTCATCAAAATCTTCAATCAGAACCAAACTGTCTTCTGTTAATGTTTCTATAACAAATTTATGCGGAGAGTACATATCGTCAACACCCCAATCAATTTTTAAGGTGTCTCCTGCTTCATCCATTTCCCAAGTTCCTTCTGTTGCTTCCGGAAACTTTTTGCTTATTTTTTTATCAGAAAATTCAAAAATTTCATTTTCTAATACTTCAGCATTCATTTCATTTAAAAACTCAATGTCTGCAGCTTCTGTCATTGTTGAGTTTTCAATTTTATTAACATCCCATTTCCCGGATATTTTGTCATGAGGGGTTT
It encodes:
- the infC gene encoding translation initiation factor IF-3; protein product: MKKRKPYNKRKENLKYKFNTGKYIRAKTVRLVGDNVETGIFSLDEALKLAEEQDLTLVEISPNANPPVCKVIDFQKFIFEQKKKQKELKSKQQKVVIKEIRFGPNIDDHDFNFKLDHAKKFLEAGAKVKIFVFFRGRTIVYKDQGKIKLLEFAQALEEYGKVESMPKLEGKKMTMFITPNKK
- the rpmI gene encoding 50S ribosomal protein L35 gives rise to the protein MPKMKTKGGAKKRFKLTGTGKIKRKHAYKSHILTKKSKKRKRNLGYTAIVHKADDRNVRQLLAMK
- the rplT gene encoding 50S ribosomal protein L20 — translated: MPRSTNKVASRAKRKKILKQTKGYFGRRKNVWTVAKNAHEKGLQYAYRDRKTKKRNFRALWIQRINAGVRQYDMSYSEFMGKIHKKGIELNRKVLADLAMNHPEAFKVIVDSVK
- the dapB gene encoding 4-hydroxy-tetrahydrodipicolinate reductase, with amino-acid sequence MKIAIIGYGKMGKEIEKIAEERGHEVIFKFDVNSNNFTIENLKKTDVAIEFTQPSSAYKNYLKCFKANIPVVSGTTGWLDKLPEIKLQCEQNKQTFFYASNFSIGVNLFFKLNKQLAELMNNSEGYNVNISETHHTEKKDAPSGTAITIAEDLITNYDKKETWVKENAVNNTELVIRSYREGKVPGLHTVKYESDVDYIEITHSAKSRKGFALGAVFAAEFTQNNKGFLTMADLLDF
- a CDS encoding nucleotidyltransferase domain-containing protein: MNKLLSENINKIIEYCEKYKVEELYAIGSVTTEYFTDESDVDLLIKFSNITIEEYTDNYFILHKLFEKTFNRKIDLITYKSLSNPYFIKSINENKQLLYAV
- a CDS encoding DUF86 domain-containing protein produces the protein MKISNFFMQYKIKKHLYDILISANSIFEYLGNKRDFIHYEKNKLLRRAVEREFEIIGEATSRILKIDKNFPINNAERIISLRNYVIHGYDKVDNVIIGGIISRDLPKLRKEVNILLNKYK
- a CDS encoding S26 family signal peptidase, which codes for MRTLLKNKYFKFVFWTIVFLLFVLWIGSWWLLLGVPVIFDYYISKKVNWTFWKKRDLKEKSKLIEWVDALVFAVIAATIIRMFFIEAYMIPTSSLEKSLLVGDYLFVSKVSYGPRMPNTPLAIPFTHTFQGKEFEPYLDWIKSPYKRLAGFGEVKRNDIVVFNFPVGDTVALERSAESYYKIVREEALMLKYTDERTGIVTKDDSIYLNQARKRVKSNYTIVDRPVDKKDNYVKRCVAIAGDILEIKEGEVYINGEKGTEFKHTQYNYHIETKPGKSLNKKTLSDMGISAEDYATSGRITSYERLPGYVLPLTKGYVKKISKFRSVEKVVIILDEPGEIDLGIFPHDERYKWNKDYFGPLYIPEKGKTIKIDTSNISMYKRIIDVYENNDFKIENGKIFINKKEATEYTFKMNYYFMMGDNRGNSADSRFWGFVPEDHVVGKPVFVWLSLDKDRSLFNGKIRWNRLLKIVDEDL
- the lepB gene encoding signal peptidase I; this translates as MKKPLKKIIFFSLSAITLVFIIKLFVFDFYTVANMSMYKTIKKGDKIIVNKFSKLNEGNIIAFEDDKTGDIKVSRLVAKNGSFVKIIEQDLFVNKKFIDFEEVAYSYCLRYISNDEEDSLRNIYLLKKINNSGFFQVELTDNEFNKILKDTLSNLKEKLVAVKKCKYNIFSEPDDFLEITVKKDSVFLLNDNRSDLFDSRMLGLIPKNKIIGKVIYVY
- a CDS encoding toll/interleukin-1 receptor domain-containing protein, which produces MKNIFISHAKNDKSISKKLVSKLESSGIPCYVSSRDKAAGNTSGLIENSSIFIFILSKSSQQSTEVINQLKIAVNNNCNIIPFKVGDIDDNLGMQYILHSLEWVDAHGDGFDEAFEILLEIIEELSEGRIIKPKKQVNKGQTEGNDFNIKKTHLYAIISILAAILIYLTVFDSETNKSDNISQNNNNLIQNNNTTPVFVNSDLKDDEKIIVGSWRMIDYEDSRTMTPEEKKITEQNIEAMKKQVLLTYNADRTFARVGFTPEIQKGYWEYDSKKRIIYLIPENVNQKEKINIFNLTETEMTIVVTELVKDAQGRDETVTTKITFQKQ